Proteins encoded in a region of the Kiloniellales bacterium genome:
- a CDS encoding TAXI family TRAP transporter solute-binding subunit yields the protein MLKQARNAAVYAMMGVVFGGAALAQQTEQLRERVNSGTVTVVGGGVDDTFMMSELAEQLNLPGSIRILPITGAGGIQNVADILYLRGIDMAIVESDVLELIRKRNLYPNLERRVAVLAKLYIEEVHLLAHRSIRSLSDLAGKKVNFGIQGSGAYERSQQIFQSLGVAPTPLGLGTLEALEQVTKGQVAAMVYVAPKPSSFIQQASLGKDVHLLSIPFAGALTRSYVPASITKADYPNLVSKDEAVKTLGVSAVLCVYNWDQPNERSEKVDNFVATFFDNIQRMHAPQYHPKWKEVSLNAELPGWQRLKVAQVWLSNEAAARRAKEGQLLTGDTQEGLRKEFRAFLSSLEKSRSLQPVAAAPQPEAPAAGAGQGQLSDESLKALFTNFLEWRRQQTE from the coding sequence ATGCTGAAACAGGCCCGTAACGCGGCGGTCTACGCGATGATGGGGGTTGTGTTCGGTGGCGCCGCGCTGGCTCAGCAGACCGAGCAGCTGCGCGAGCGCGTCAACAGCGGCACGGTCACGGTGGTCGGCGGCGGCGTCGACGACACCTTCATGATGAGCGAGCTGGCCGAGCAGCTGAACCTGCCCGGCTCGATCCGCATCCTGCCGATCACCGGGGCAGGCGGCATCCAGAACGTCGCCGACATCCTCTACCTGCGCGGCATCGACATGGCGATCGTCGAATCGGACGTCCTGGAGCTGATCCGCAAGCGCAACCTCTATCCGAACCTGGAGCGGCGGGTCGCGGTCCTCGCCAAGCTCTACATCGAGGAGGTCCACCTCCTGGCGCACCGCTCGATCCGCAGCCTCTCCGACCTCGCCGGCAAGAAGGTCAACTTCGGCATCCAGGGCAGCGGCGCCTACGAGCGCAGCCAGCAGATCTTCCAGTCCCTGGGCGTCGCGCCGACGCCGCTCGGCCTGGGGACCCTGGAGGCGCTGGAGCAGGTCACCAAGGGCCAGGTGGCGGCGATGGTCTACGTCGCGCCCAAGCCCTCGTCCTTCATCCAGCAGGCCAGCCTGGGCAAGGACGTGCACCTGCTCTCGATCCCCTTCGCCGGGGCGCTGACCCGCAGCTACGTGCCGGCCAGCATCACCAAGGCCGACTATCCCAACCTGGTGTCCAAGGACGAGGCGGTGAAGACGCTCGGCGTCAGCGCGGTGCTCTGCGTCTACAACTGGGACCAGCCCAACGAGCGCTCGGAAAAGGTCGACAACTTCGTCGCCACCTTCTTCGACAACATCCAACGCATGCACGCCCCGCAGTACCATCCCAAGTGGAAGGAGGTCTCGCTGAACGCCGAGCTGCCGGGCTGGCAGCGGCTCAAGGTCGCCCAGGTCTGGCTGTCCAATGAGGCGGCCGCACGGCGCGCCAAGGAGGGCCAGCTGCTCACCGGGGACACCCAGGAGGGGCTGCGCAAGGAGTTCCGCGCCTTCCTGAGCTCGCTGGAGAAGTCGCGCAGCCTGCAGCCGGTCGCCGCGGCGCCGCAGCCGGAAGCCCCCGCCGCCGGCGCGGGCCAGGGCCAGCTCTCCGACGAGTCGCTCAAGGCGCTCTTCACCAACTTCCTGGAATGGCGCCGCCAGCAGACCGAGTAG